Genomic segment of Desulfolucanica intricata:
ACACTACGGGAAGCACTTAATAGATTCTCCTCTTTAATAACCTTAATATCGCTTAATACGTTCTCAAATAATTTAACCAGCCCTTGTGGCATGGTAGCACTCATCAACAAAAATCGACTACCCCTGGCTGTAAAATGGCGGATAGCCGATATGATCAGACCTAAGGTCCAACCATCGTAGGAATGCACCTCATCTAAAATGATTACAGCATTAGAAGCATTAATCTCTTTCAAAACCCAGCGCCCTGCGTTAAAGCCACAGGTAAGCCATTGATCTACAGTAGCTACCGTTACCGGTTTAATAAAAGACTGGTGGAACAATAAATCACGCCTGTCCGCCCAGGATTCTTCTTCACTTTCTTCTGCTAAGAACAGATTCGCCGTGGAATGGGTAAGGCCAACATTTTCTATGCCAAACATTTTAACTAAGCGCTCCCATATCTGGTTAGCTGTATTCATTGTAGGTAAGAGATAAATTATTTTGGCTCCATCCATCTCTTGTATATTCTTCAATGCCCATAAAAGGGATCCTTCCGTTTTGCCGCTGCCGGTGGGAGCAACGGCCAGTAAATGTCCTGAACACTGGCCCATACTCTTTTGAAACGGGCGCAAACCGGTAAATGAGATTTTTTTCTCTTGACACCGCTTGGCTAGCTCCTCTTCTAACCGTTCCGGCGGTTTTTCAATAAAATAATTAACCTTGGCCTTGCCTGAACCATGCCAGTCAGCATAGTGTAGAATACCTTTCACAAGAACGTACAAATCCCTCGCTTTTTCGTAGCCGTCTCTGTCAAGCAGTTTACCAATAAGATTGTTATATGGATCTACCAGTTGCGCTAAACGTTTATATGAATTTTCTTGTACTGCTTTCTCATCTATTGTCGGAAAGTTCCAGCCTTCACGGGCAAAAATTTCTTCCGCCAATACCAGTGCTACTCTTAAACCATATGGATCGAGTGCTGGAACAGGAGATCTGCTTTCCCTTTCAAAGGAGGTGAGGTCGGTATTTAAAGGCCGGTGGTGGCCGGCTACAGCCAACGCCTCCACCGGAATCTGGGTTAAAACTCCATCTTTTTTACTTAGTTCTAGTGATGCCATAACAGTCAAAACAAAAGACAGTATTTCGTGTCTATAATTATTTTTGTAATTAAATTTTTTATTATCACGAAGGGCTTTCATCATTGCTTGGAACGTATTGCTCATTTTCCCTATATCGTGAAGAACCACCGTTAGAAGGGAACCTTTTAAAAACCTATTAACAGAAAATCCATACTGCCGGGACATTCTTTCAATAAGCTGTTTTTTTGATGCGACAGTTTCCTGCCAGGCACTATAAACATCTTCAATATGTTCACGGTAAGTCTGATCCGGTTTAGCGTAAAAAGAGATCATAGTAAGGGAAAAACCCTCCCTTCCGAAACAATGGCAGTTACAGGCTGATTTAAAGTTACAGGAGTATCAATAAATGTAAAATATGCCCGGTTTTTTACTCTCCTTGCCTCTCCACTAAAGGTAAAAGAAACAGGTAATAGAAAAACACGTGGTGGCCGGATAGACTTAATTATCGGTAAATTTTCCGGTTTTATAGAGGATTCTAAATTTTCGCTATGATCTCCCGGTAGGATAGTGCATTCATAATGCCAACAAGGTTTGGAATCGGTTTCATTTATTTCTCCAATCCGGCGTAATTTTATAAGATCATCACTTGTACCAGCGGACAAAGCATAAACCGGACATAAAAAAGCTTTCCGTATTTCCTCAGTTATCTTCCGGTCCTTATGTGCGTATAGAATGTATAGTTCTAAATTATATAGAATTTCTCTGGTAAGAACAGCAGATATAACCTCACCGGACTTGATTTTCTGAAACTTCCAGAGATCACTGGCCTCTCCTTCATGCCTACCCCAAATGCCACATAAAAGTCCGTTCTCCCTTAGGCTCATGGCTTGTTCAAAGGAAAGACCCAGTGCCGCACCGGCCAGACCCATCAAGGTAGTAACCGGGGGCAAGGGTAGAGTTTGTTGAAAAGTATGTGTTTCCGGCAGGCGAAAAGAAGCTGTAGGAGCATATATCTCAAGAATAAAGTAATACATTTATTTCACCTAATCCTTAAAGGTAATAATTATCTATCCAATTATCAATAACACTAAAAGATTCACCCAAGGAAAGAGTATTCTCGGGAAGGACATTGAAGAGTTCTTTTCTGGCACCAAAAATTACTGCAATTGTCTCACTCTTAAAATCTTCTACTGTTTCCAAAAGCAATTCCGTGTTAATACCTTTACTGGTAGGCAACACAGATTCTAGGAAGATAGGGTTTTTTACTTTTAATAAAGCTGCCGCAATAAACTTAGGAGAAATATCAGCTAAAAACCTAGTTTGACGCCCGGATGACCATAGGTTTTTAAGAGCAGCAAGCAAAGCTTTCATCCTTTTCGCTTTTTCCTCCGGTAATAGATCCTTTTTAAAACCTTCACCTGAACCAATCCGATCTAGTTCAACCAAAACAGTACCCCGGTAAAAGCCTGAATGTATTTCGGTCTCAAAAATATTGGGTGTCCCCCCGGCTGCTACGCTCATATAGTTGGTGCCAAAATCAAGATCACCCATATACCTTTCCAGAGAAACCAGCGGTGAAACCCGTACCGGCGAAGTGCGTTTCGTAGCGGAGCCCTTTTGATTGTCACCACCTTTTTCCGTCCCCATAAAGCCGAACAGATCGTCATCAATATATTGATCCGGCATTTGCTGAGTGGTAGCCGCTCCTTTAGCAATAGTAGCAGCTACCCCCTCTGAAAGCTCCCATCCAAGGTTAGCCAATTGATCCCGTAGTGCCCGCCGCACCCATTGGGCAGAGCCGTATGGAAATTGATCCGTACCACATGTAATTTTTTTAATACTAGAAATATTGTCCGCCTCTTTGTCAGAACCATTCAAACTGGCTAATGAGGTCTGAACCAAATAAGTAATAGTTAATGCTTTCGCTTCTTTCATGGAAATATAAACCCCCTTTTATTTCTTTGTATCACTGGATGCCGCGTTAAAACTGTTCAAGGCGGCTATCATGCAGAACTGTTTGAATTCTTGAAAATTCTCGTCGGTTAATTTTCCTTCATAGATATCAGCGGGTACAATAAATTTAAATTCGTTACCCTTTTTATCTCGACAAAGTTTAAATTGCAGCCTGTTTATCTGCTCAAGGAAAT
This window contains:
- the cas5 gene encoding CRISPR-associated protein Cas5 translates to MYYFILEIYAPTASFRLPETHTFQQTLPLPPVTTLMGLAGAALGLSFEQAMSLRENGLLCGIWGRHEGEASDLWKFQKIKSGEVISAVLTREILYNLELYILYAHKDRKITEEIRKAFLCPVYALSAGTSDDLIKLRRIGEINETDSKPCWHYECTILPGDHSENLESSIKPENLPIIKSIRPPRVFLLPVSFTFSGEARRVKNRAYFTFIDTPVTLNQPVTAIVSEGRVFPLL
- a CDS encoding CRISPR-associated helicase/endonuclease Cas3, whose translation is MISFYAKPDQTYREHIEDVYSAWQETVASKKQLIERMSRQYGFSVNRFLKGSLLTVVLHDIGKMSNTFQAMMKALRDNKKFNYKNNYRHEILSFVLTVMASLELSKKDGVLTQIPVEALAVAGHHRPLNTDLTSFERESRSPVPALDPYGLRVALVLAEEIFAREGWNFPTIDEKAVQENSYKRLAQLVDPYNNLIGKLLDRDGYEKARDLYVLVKGILHYADWHGSGKAKVNYFIEKPPERLEEELAKRCQEKKISFTGLRPFQKSMGQCSGHLLAVAPTGSGKTEGSLLWALKNIQEMDGAKIIYLLPTMNTANQIWERLVKMFGIENVGLTHSTANLFLAEESEEESWADRRDLLFHQSFIKPVTVATVDQWLTCGFNAGRWVLKEINASNAVIILDEVHSYDGWTLGLIISAIRHFTARGSRFLLMSATMPQGLVKLFENVLSDIKVIKEENLLSASRSVYKVVDAPIEEAEKTIYEAVSAGRKVLVVVNTVEKCQQLAEHFAGLNPVCYHSRFILKHRKEIEEGLDQSRFVIATQVIEVSLDIDFDWLFTECAPPDAIAQRAGRVNRYRDRDRDSRVLIYQPSNQSGKIYNPLDNPQLLKRSYKEFQNRQGLLCERDLIEIIEKVYTGYRIDKTEPFQVAIDIYRQARKRRMAIFDSRLDEDEQEVTRQSEYDTVSVIPYCFYEEVINLSPWERKWYEVKVPLWYFIKNKKALNSGLCFCDLEYVRQIGALLKPAKSKVALW
- the cas7i gene encoding type I-B CRISPR-associated protein Cas7/Cst2/DevR, producing MKEAKALTITYLVQTSLASLNGSDKEADNISSIKKITCGTDQFPYGSAQWVRRALRDQLANLGWELSEGVAATIAKGAATTQQMPDQYIDDDLFGFMGTEKGGDNQKGSATKRTSPVRVSPLVSLERYMGDLDFGTNYMSVAAGGTPNIFETEIHSGFYRGTVLVELDRIGSGEGFKKDLLPEEKAKRMKALLAALKNLWSSGRQTRFLADISPKFIAAALLKVKNPIFLESVLPTSKGINTELLLETVEDFKSETIAVIFGARKELFNVLPENTLSLGESFSVIDNWIDNYYL